A genomic stretch from Solirubrobacterales bacterium includes:
- the rsmG gene encoding 16S rRNA (guanine(527)-N(7))-methyltransferase RsmG, giving the protein MTGGNGSQGGEFRPDPATVEALEPMLDLLAASPVSLSSVTEPVRARDVHVADSLSGLVVPEVRTAGRVLDLGTGAGFPGIPLAFELPGTEFTLIDSVGRKVAFLDEVIAALSLENVTTLVTRSEDLARGEARESFDLVTARAVAPLDALAELGAPLLKTGGSLVA; this is encoded by the coding sequence GTGACGGGCGGGAATGGCAGCCAGGGCGGAGAGTTCCGCCCCGACCCCGCGACGGTTGAAGCACTCGAACCGATGCTGGACCTGCTCGCCGCGAGTCCCGTATCGCTGAGTTCGGTAACCGAGCCCGTCCGGGCACGTGACGTCCACGTGGCAGACAGCCTTTCCGGTCTGGTCGTTCCCGAGGTCCGCACCGCCGGCAGGGTGCTGGATCTGGGAACCGGAGCGGGTTTCCCCGGAATCCCGCTGGCCTTTGAGCTGCCCGGCACCGAGTTCACCCTGATCGATTCTGTTGGTCGCAAAGTGGCGTTCCTGGATGAGGTGATTGCCGCTCTCTCACTCGAGAACGTCACGACTCTGGTCACTCGCTCGGAGGACCTGGCTCGGGGTGAGGCTCGTGAGAGCTTCGATCTGGTCACCGCCCGGGCGGTCGCCCCGCTGGATGCCCTGGCCGAACTCGGAGCTCCCCTGCTGAAGACGGGAGGCAGCCTTGTCGCCTG